Proteins encoded within one genomic window of Oryza glaberrima chromosome 12, OglaRS2, whole genome shotgun sequence:
- the LOC127758225 gene encoding probable thiamine biosynthetic bifunctional enzyme, chloroplastic isoform X2 codes for MAAAPQQSVHPSLPSSTSTLRLLISSSPRRPPPPPPRARRYNRFAASASAAREMPWPHVLTVAGSDSGGGAGIQADIKACAALGAYCSSVVTAVTAQNTAGVQGIHVVPEEFIREQLNSVLSDMSVDVAALVVDPVMVSTSGDTLSESSTLSVYRDELFAMADIVTPNVKEASRLLGGVSLRTVSDMRNAAESIYKFGPKHVLVKGGDMLESSDATDVFFDGKEFIELHAHRIKTHNTHGTGCTLASCIASELAKGATMLHAVQVAKNFVESALHHSKDLVIGNGPQGPFDHLFKLKCLPYNVGSQPSFKPDQLFLYAVTDSGMNKKWGRSIKEAVQAAIEGGATIVQLREKDSETREFLEAAKACMEICKSSGVPLLINDRVDIALACNADGVHVGQSDMSAHEVRELLGLGKIIGVSCKTPAQAQQAWNDGADYIGCGGVFPTSTKANNPTLGFDGLKTVCLASKLPVVAIGGINASNAGSVMELGLPNLKGVAVVSALFDRPSVVAETRNMKSILTNTSRT; via the exons ATGGCGGCCGCACCACAGCAATCCGTGCACCCAAGCTTGCCCTCCTCAACCTCAACCCTCCgcctcctcatctcctcctccccacgacggcctcctcctccgccgccaagAGCCCGCCGGTATAACAGGTTCGCGGCGTCGGCTTCGGCGGCGCGGGAGATGCCGTGGCCGCACGTGCTGACGGTGGCCGGCTccgactccggcggcggcgccggcatccAGGCCGACATCAAGGCCTGCGCCGCGCTGGGAGCCTACTGCTCctccgtcgtcaccgccgtcaccgcccagAACACCGCCGGCGTCCAG GGGATTCATGTGGTGCCAGAGGAGTTCATCCGGGAGCAGCTCAACTCGGTTCTTTCGGACATGTCGGTGGATGTG GCAGCTTTAGTGGTGGATCCAGTTATGGTGTCCACAAGTGGAGATACTCTTTCAGAATCATCTACTCTCTCTGTATATAG GGATGAATTATTTGCTATGGCTGATATAGTCACCCCAAATGTGAAAGAAGCGTCGAGATTACTTGGGGGTGTATCTTTGCGCACTGTTTCTGACATGCGCAATGCAGCGGAGTCCATTTACAAATTTGGTCCAAA ACATGTACTTGTGAAAGGTGGGGATATGCTAGAATCCTCAGATGCAACTGATGTATTTTTTGATG GTAAGGAGTTCATTGAGCTCCATGCGCATCGCATAAAGACCCATAACACACATGGAACTGGTTGCACTTTAGCTTCATGTATAGCTTCCGAATTAGCGAAAGGTGCAACGATGCTGCATGCTGTTCAG GTGGCTAAGAATTTTGTAGAATCTGCTCTTCATCACAGTAAAGATCTTGTCATTGGAAATGGACCTCAAGGCCCTTTCGATCACCTTTTCAAGCTCAAGTGTCTGCCATACAATGTTGGCTCACAGCCAAGCTTTAAGCCAGACCAACTCTTCCTGTATGCAGTGACAGACTCTGGGATGAACAAAAAGTGGGGTCGTTCAATCAAAGAAGCTGTGCAAGCTGCCATTGAAGGTGGCGCTACCATTGTACAACTGAG AGAAAAAGATTCCGAAACAAGAGAGTTTTTGGAAGCAGCCAAAGCATGCATGGAGATTTGCAAGTCCAGTGGAGTACCACTGCTGATCAACGACCGGGTAGACATTGCCCTGGCATGCAATGCAGATGGTGTCCATGTTGGTCAATCGGACATGTCGGCACACGAAGTGCGGGAGCTCCTAGGGCTGGGTAAAATCATCGGCGTCTCGTGCAAGACCCCTGCTCAAGCCCAGCAGGCCTGGAATGATGGAGCAGACTACATTGGCTGTGGCGGTGTTTTCCCTACCTCCACGAAGGCGAACAATCCTACATTGGGGTTTGATGGCTTGAAGACAGTTTGCCTGGCATCTAAGCTGCCTGTGGTCGCTATTGGCGGCATCAACGCTTCAAATGCAGGTTCAGTGATGGAGCTTGGTCTCCCAAACCTCAAAGGCGTCGCAGTAGTCTCCGCTCTGTTTGACCGTCCGAGTGTCGTAGCCGAAACAAGAAACATGAAATCCATCTTGACCAACACCTCTAGAACCTAG
- the LOC127758225 gene encoding probable thiamine biosynthetic bifunctional enzyme, chloroplastic isoform X1 → MAAAPQQSVHPSLPSSTSTLRLLISSSPRRPPPPPPRARRYNRFAASASAAREMPWPHVLTVAGSDSGGGAGIQADIKACAALGAYCSSVVTAVTAQNTAGVQGIHVVPEEFIREQLNSVLSDMSVDVVKTGMLPSIGVVRVLCESLKKFPVKALVVDPVMVSTSGDTLSESSTLSVYRDELFAMADIVTPNVKEASRLLGGVSLRTVSDMRNAAESIYKFGPKHVLVKGGDMLESSDATDVFFDGKEFIELHAHRIKTHNTHGTGCTLASCIASELAKGATMLHAVQVAKNFVESALHHSKDLVIGNGPQGPFDHLFKLKCLPYNVGSQPSFKPDQLFLYAVTDSGMNKKWGRSIKEAVQAAIEGGATIVQLREKDSETREFLEAAKACMEICKSSGVPLLINDRVDIALACNADGVHVGQSDMSAHEVRELLGLGKIIGVSCKTPAQAQQAWNDGADYIGCGGVFPTSTKANNPTLGFDGLKTVCLASKLPVVAIGGINASNAGSVMELGLPNLKGVAVVSALFDRPSVVAETRNMKSILTNTSRT, encoded by the exons ATGGCGGCCGCACCACAGCAATCCGTGCACCCAAGCTTGCCCTCCTCAACCTCAACCCTCCgcctcctcatctcctcctccccacgacggcctcctcctccgccgccaagAGCCCGCCGGTATAACAGGTTCGCGGCGTCGGCTTCGGCGGCGCGGGAGATGCCGTGGCCGCACGTGCTGACGGTGGCCGGCTccgactccggcggcggcgccggcatccAGGCCGACATCAAGGCCTGCGCCGCGCTGGGAGCCTACTGCTCctccgtcgtcaccgccgtcaccgcccagAACACCGCCGGCGTCCAG GGGATTCATGTGGTGCCAGAGGAGTTCATCCGGGAGCAGCTCAACTCGGTTCTTTCGGACATGTCGGTGGATGTG GTCAAGACAGGAATGCTCCCTTCAATCGGAGTAGTCAGAGTTTTATGTGAAAGTCTAAAGAAGTTTCCAGTCAAAG CTTTAGTGGTGGATCCAGTTATGGTGTCCACAAGTGGAGATACTCTTTCAGAATCATCTACTCTCTCTGTATATAG GGATGAATTATTTGCTATGGCTGATATAGTCACCCCAAATGTGAAAGAAGCGTCGAGATTACTTGGGGGTGTATCTTTGCGCACTGTTTCTGACATGCGCAATGCAGCGGAGTCCATTTACAAATTTGGTCCAAA ACATGTACTTGTGAAAGGTGGGGATATGCTAGAATCCTCAGATGCAACTGATGTATTTTTTGATG GTAAGGAGTTCATTGAGCTCCATGCGCATCGCATAAAGACCCATAACACACATGGAACTGGTTGCACTTTAGCTTCATGTATAGCTTCCGAATTAGCGAAAGGTGCAACGATGCTGCATGCTGTTCAG GTGGCTAAGAATTTTGTAGAATCTGCTCTTCATCACAGTAAAGATCTTGTCATTGGAAATGGACCTCAAGGCCCTTTCGATCACCTTTTCAAGCTCAAGTGTCTGCCATACAATGTTGGCTCACAGCCAAGCTTTAAGCCAGACCAACTCTTCCTGTATGCAGTGACAGACTCTGGGATGAACAAAAAGTGGGGTCGTTCAATCAAAGAAGCTGTGCAAGCTGCCATTGAAGGTGGCGCTACCATTGTACAACTGAG AGAAAAAGATTCCGAAACAAGAGAGTTTTTGGAAGCAGCCAAAGCATGCATGGAGATTTGCAAGTCCAGTGGAGTACCACTGCTGATCAACGACCGGGTAGACATTGCCCTGGCATGCAATGCAGATGGTGTCCATGTTGGTCAATCGGACATGTCGGCACACGAAGTGCGGGAGCTCCTAGGGCTGGGTAAAATCATCGGCGTCTCGTGCAAGACCCCTGCTCAAGCCCAGCAGGCCTGGAATGATGGAGCAGACTACATTGGCTGTGGCGGTGTTTTCCCTACCTCCACGAAGGCGAACAATCCTACATTGGGGTTTGATGGCTTGAAGACAGTTTGCCTGGCATCTAAGCTGCCTGTGGTCGCTATTGGCGGCATCAACGCTTCAAATGCAGGTTCAGTGATGGAGCTTGGTCTCCCAAACCTCAAAGGCGTCGCAGTAGTCTCCGCTCTGTTTGACCGTCCGAGTGTCGTAGCCGAAACAAGAAACATGAAATCCATCTTGACCAACACCTCTAGAACCTAG